One window of the Methanomassiliicoccaceae archaeon DOK genome contains the following:
- a CDS encoding DUF4365 domain-containing protein produces MSESVYCGCLEQPYNHNDWRYNQIKEELCFTYLSTICAFLGATLERKTRPMDNAGVDATIELPPNGTRKSPLRIDVQLKGTSVPRFDDLNESIVFSLKKDLYNIMCSPRTTPWLLMILVLPIEVERWVVVTDEDLISSGTMIWCDVSSSEAMVGDSEVKIRIPTTNKVTEQWLHHALFSQLEMMQ; encoded by the coding sequence GTGAGTGAATCTGTATACTGCGGATGTCTGGAACAGCCTTACAATCACAACGACTGGAGATACAACCAAATCAAGGAAGAACTGTGTTTCACATACCTGTCAACGATTTGTGCATTCCTGGGTGCTACCTTAGAACGTAAGACTCGCCCGATGGACAACGCTGGAGTAGACGCCACCATCGAACTTCCACCGAACGGAACAAGAAAGAGTCCCCTTCGTATCGACGTTCAATTGAAGGGGACATCGGTCCCCAGGTTTGATGATCTGAACGAATCAATCGTCTTCAGTCTGAAGAAAGACCTTTACAACATTATGTGCTCTCCGAGAACCACCCCATGGCTTCTTATGATACTAGTCCTGCCTATAGAGGTAGAAAGATGGGTGGTCGTAACCGACGAGGATCTTATTTCAAGCGGTACAATGATATGGTGTGATGTATCCTCCTCTGAAGCGATGGTAGGTGACAGCGAGGTAAAAATAAGAATACCTACCACGAACAAAGTCACTGAACAATGGTTACATCACGCACTGTTCAGCCAGTTGGAGATGATGCAATGA
- a CDS encoding methylamine methyltransferase corrinoid protein reductive activase encodes MRYGIALDLGTSGFRTQAIDLDTKETVATAITERHPIPGMNVIDHVNFAIKSGEDVANGLMIGAINNLFKEFNIDLSKVEVIAVCGNPFQLSLFQNIEIRDLAYAGKNMLKELGVVSPPRDGDVIDATSLGIKGMPNAKVYIPPAVTHEIGADAIAMMLMTDILDEKEPCIVVDYGTNAEMALVRDGNVYTGSAAAGPALEGQEIERGMLAAPGALSEVEITDRGWRCYVLDDTIAAVEGDLIDPVTGEVIEEGPMHGQAVGITGTGVIAALCNGLKQGIIVPPKIQTEDGLLHLQDGITISSHDVEEAGKAIGALRAGFLTLLDDSGLWVSDVKKAYMSGASGLYVDARKALQIGMVTPGATDIVQFGNTSIGLARKLIFGEVTLESLREFAKKLRATHCMFATAPVFKDLYSIEYSIWCGGMPYSEYNNMLDLYNLPHLPDMPDAKDVKVTRLAVRDLPDTEKCKVHIIKSGTVLTGVLDGCIGCKKCMKACPEQALTIVPEGVSQYRANIESDRCAGTACRRCEAACPKSVIHTSELKTLDA; translated from the coding sequence ATGAGATACGGAATAGCATTGGACCTCGGAACCAGCGGGTTCCGCACCCAGGCGATTGACCTGGACACGAAAGAGACAGTGGCCACCGCGATCACGGAGCGCCACCCCATCCCCGGCATGAACGTCATCGACCACGTGAACTTCGCCATCAAATCCGGCGAGGACGTGGCGAACGGACTGATGATCGGGGCCATCAACAACCTGTTCAAGGAGTTCAACATCGACCTGTCCAAGGTCGAGGTGATCGCCGTCTGCGGCAACCCCTTCCAGCTCTCCCTCTTCCAGAACATCGAGATCAGGGACCTGGCCTACGCGGGCAAGAACATGCTGAAGGAGCTCGGTGTCGTCTCCCCTCCCAGGGACGGGGACGTCATAGACGCCACCTCTCTCGGCATCAAGGGAATGCCCAACGCCAAGGTCTACATCCCGCCGGCGGTCACCCACGAGATCGGTGCGGACGCCATCGCGATGATGCTCATGACGGACATCCTCGACGAGAAGGAGCCCTGCATCGTCGTCGACTACGGAACCAACGCCGAGATGGCCCTTGTCCGCGACGGGAACGTCTACACCGGATCCGCTGCCGCCGGTCCCGCCCTCGAGGGGCAGGAGATCGAGCGCGGAATGCTCGCCGCCCCCGGCGCCCTGAGCGAGGTCGAGATAACCGACAGGGGCTGGAGATGCTACGTGCTGGACGACACCATCGCCGCCGTGGAGGGAGACCTCATCGACCCCGTCACCGGGGAGGTCATCGAGGAGGGACCCATGCACGGACAGGCTGTTGGAATCACCGGTACCGGAGTGATCGCCGCCCTCTGCAACGGACTGAAGCAGGGCATCATCGTCCCGCCGAAGATCCAGACCGAGGACGGGCTCCTGCACCTGCAGGACGGGATCACCATCTCCTCCCACGACGTGGAGGAGGCGGGTAAGGCCATCGGCGCGCTCCGCGCCGGATTCCTCACCCTGCTGGACGACTCCGGCCTCTGGGTCAGCGACGTGAAGAAGGCGTACATGTCCGGCGCGTCCGGACTCTACGTGGACGCCAGGAAGGCCCTCCAGATCGGAATGGTCACCCCCGGCGCCACGGACATCGTCCAGTTCGGGAACACGTCCATCGGACTCGCCAGGAAGCTCATCTTCGGCGAGGTCACCCTCGAGAGCCTCAGGGAGTTCGCCAAGAAGCTCAGGGCCACCCACTGCATGTTCGCCACCGCGCCCGTGTTCAAGGACCTGTACTCCATCGAGTACTCCATCTGGTGCGGAGGCATGCCGTACTCCGAGTACAACAACATGCTCGACCTGTACAACCTGCCCCACCTCCCCGACATGCCCGACGCGAAGGACGTGAAGGTCACCCGCCTGGCGGTGAGGGACCTGCCGGACACCGAGAAGTGCAAGGTCCACATCATCAAGTCCGGAACAGTCCTCACCGGAGTCCTGGACGGGTGCATCGGATGCAAGAAGTGCATGAAGGCCTGTCCCGAGCAGGCCCTGACCATCGTCCCCGAGGGAGTGTCCCAGTACAGGGCCAACATCGAGTCCGACCGCTGCGCCGGAACCGCGTGCAGGAGATGCGAGGCGGCCTGCCCCAAGAGCGTCATCCACACGTCCGAGCTCAAGACCCTGGACGCCTGA
- the pylD gene encoding 3-methylornithyl-N6-L-lysine dehydrogenase PylD: protein MTRLTPDMIKDVPEDKIDLDTRLMQAAGKTVKGIALEAAGLPEDTDLSGFKVAVVPITSGLGIISGFSASVDAIVKRLGMDSHVTQGTDVNGFTEAVREGADIIMMADDNMFIAYNVREMRETDNSWGTARGYAVALKNAAGGLEGKKVLVIGAGMVGSWAVRFLMDMGADVYVTDIVYEKAERLSQYGAKPLRDVSKAISENTLLLNAAPFIIPGEIIAEGSIFSSPGVPHYFDQVGRSRAKAIIHDPLEIGAAVMAVNSAGYSIKKE, encoded by the coding sequence ATGACAAGGCTCACACCAGACATGATCAAGGACGTCCCGGAAGACAAGATCGACCTGGACACCAGGCTAATGCAGGCCGCCGGAAAGACGGTCAAGGGCATCGCGCTGGAGGCCGCCGGCCTCCCGGAGGACACCGACCTCTCCGGATTCAAGGTGGCCGTGGTGCCCATCACATCCGGCCTGGGCATCATCAGCGGATTCTCCGCGTCGGTCGACGCCATCGTCAAGAGGCTCGGGATGGACAGCCACGTCACCCAGGGCACGGACGTCAACGGCTTCACCGAGGCGGTGCGCGAGGGCGCGGACATCATCATGATGGCCGACGACAACATGTTCATAGCGTACAACGTCAGGGAGATGAGGGAGACCGACAACTCCTGGGGCACCGCCAGGGGATACGCGGTGGCGCTGAAGAACGCCGCCGGCGGGCTCGAGGGCAAGAAGGTCCTCGTCATCGGGGCCGGGATGGTCGGATCCTGGGCCGTCAGGTTCCTCATGGACATGGGCGCCGACGTGTACGTTACCGACATCGTGTACGAGAAGGCGGAGCGCCTGAGCCAGTACGGCGCCAAGCCGCTCCGCGACGTCAGCAAGGCGATCTCGGAGAACACGCTGCTGCTCAACGCGGCACCGTTCATAATCCCGGGGGAGATCATCGCTGAGGGATCCATATTCTCCAGCCCCGGTGTCCCCCATTACTTCGACCAGGTGGGCAGGAGCAGGGCCAAGGCCATCATCCACGACCCCCTGGAGATAGGCGCGGCGGTCATGGCCGTCAACAGCGCAGGATACTCGATCAAAAAGGAGTGA
- a CDS encoding chorismate mutase: MPNTDELRQQIEVIDEQIIDLIATRMEIADELARAKKKSSQQYWDEEKEREVIQRYHELCEEVSLSETEAKQIAEVILHISKERQKQIFE, from the coding sequence GTGCCGAACACTGACGAACTCAGACAGCAGATCGAAGTCATCGACGAGCAGATCATCGACCTCATCGCGACCCGCATGGAGATCGCGGACGAGCTCGCGAGAGCCAAGAAGAAGAGTTCTCAGCAGTACTGGGACGAGGAGAAGGAGAGGGAGGTCATCCAGAGGTACCACGAGCTCTGCGAGGAGGTCAGCCTGTCCGAGACCGAGGCCAAGCAGATCGCCGAGGTCATACTCCACATCTCCAAGGAGAGGCAGAAGCAGATCTTCGAGTGA
- the larB gene encoding nickel pincer cofactor biosynthesis protein LarB, with the protein MDGHGVREVLQEVADGRISVDDAVLKLKQQPFEDMGFAKVDLHRGLRQGVPEVIFGAGKTPEQIASIAERMLERGEASVLITRISAEAADVVSRSIDLRYDPVSRIGVAGRLTDEHIGKITVMTAGTSDIPVAEEAAQTAEALGNNVVRVFDAGVSGIHRLLAHSDDIMTSRVIVAVAGMEGALASVVGGMADCPVIAVPTSVGYGASFGGLSALLTMLNSCASGVSVVNIDNGFGAGYLASMINHIGLD; encoded by the coding sequence ATGGACGGACACGGGGTTAGGGAGGTTCTGCAGGAGGTCGCCGACGGCAGGATCTCCGTCGACGATGCTGTTCTCAAGCTCAAGCAGCAGCCGTTCGAGGACATGGGGTTCGCGAAGGTGGACCTCCACCGCGGACTGAGGCAGGGCGTCCCGGAGGTCATCTTCGGGGCGGGCAAGACGCCCGAGCAGATAGCTTCCATCGCAGAGAGGATGCTGGAGCGCGGCGAGGCGTCCGTGCTCATAACGAGGATATCTGCCGAGGCGGCGGATGTCGTCTCCCGTTCCATAGACCTCAGGTACGACCCCGTCAGCCGCATCGGCGTGGCCGGAAGGCTGACGGACGAGCACATCGGCAAGATAACGGTGATGACCGCCGGCACCAGCGACATCCCCGTGGCCGAGGAGGCCGCGCAGACAGCCGAGGCCCTCGGAAACAACGTGGTCCGCGTCTTCGACGCCGGGGTCTCAGGCATACACAGGCTCCTGGCCCATTCCGACGACATCATGACCTCCAGAGTCATAGTCGCCGTGGCGGGGATGGAGGGAGCGCTCGCCAGCGTCGTGGGCGGAATGGCCGACTGCCCCGTCATCGCGGTACCCACCAGCGTCGGGTACGGCGCCTCGTTCGGGGGGCTGTCCGCATTGCTCACCATGCTGAACTCCTGCGCCAGCGGGGTCTCCGTGGTCAACATCGACAACGGGTTCGGAGCCGGATACCTGGCTAGCATGATCAACCACATCGGCCTGGACTAA
- the larE gene encoding ATP-dependent sacrificial sulfur transferase LarE, whose product MLCIGVAVPSKSSLEAFFKDNHRVAIGFSGGVDSSYLVHVAASERADALPVFIKTPFIRDSEQRDAEEFCRRRGIRMEVVDIDLYSDESVVSNGPDRCYHCKRAMFERVIEVARENGCDVVADGTNASDPVDDRPGVRALRELGIRSPLRDSDLSKSAIRRISRMDRLETWNKQSNSCLATRIETGVRITPDLIGRVAASEDAVAALGFSGIRVRTDGRSAKVQFTKSQIADARARADEIKEAVAPYFDDVTIDDKVRDD is encoded by the coding sequence ATGCTGTGCATCGGTGTGGCAGTGCCCAGCAAATCGAGCCTAGAGGCTTTTTTCAAGGACAACCATCGCGTCGCCATCGGGTTCTCCGGCGGAGTGGACTCATCCTATCTTGTCCATGTGGCCGCATCCGAGAGGGCCGACGCGCTGCCGGTTTTCATAAAGACGCCGTTCATCAGGGATTCCGAGCAGAGGGATGCCGAGGAGTTCTGCCGGAGACGCGGGATAAGGATGGAGGTCGTCGACATAGATCTCTACTCCGACGAGAGCGTCGTCAGCAACGGCCCGGACAGATGCTACCACTGCAAGAGGGCTATGTTCGAGAGGGTGATCGAGGTCGCCAGGGAGAACGGATGCGACGTGGTCGCGGACGGGACCAACGCCTCCGACCCCGTCGACGACAGACCCGGCGTCAGGGCCCTCCGCGAGCTCGGCATTAGGTCGCCCCTGAGGGACTCCGACCTGTCCAAGAGCGCCATCCGCAGGATCTCGCGCATGGACAGGCTCGAGACCTGGAACAAGCAGTCCAACTCGTGCCTGGCGACGAGGATCGAAACAGGTGTGAGGATAACGCCCGACCTCATTGGCAGGGTCGCCGCCTCCGAGGACGCCGTCGCAGCGCTGGGGTTCTCCGGGATCAGGGTCCGCACGGACGGCAGGTCGGCGAAGGTCCAGTTCACCAAGTCGCAGATTGCGGACGCCCGTGCGAGGGCGGATGAGATAAAGGAGGCCGTCGCACCGTACTTCGACGATGTGACCATCGACGACAAGGTGAGGGATGACTGA
- a CDS encoding QacE family quaternary ammonium compound efflux SMR transporter (member of the SMR family of proton-dependent drug efflux transporters; quaternary ammonium compound efflux pump; confers resistance to cetylpyridinium, cetyldimethylethyl ammonium and cetrimide cations), which produces MDPAILWVIFGGFLEPVWVIGLKKYNDTRNRLWAVVAIVFMFLSPCCLAFAMETMSVGVAYSIWTGIGAVMTLATGVVMYHDKLDRLKILFVFLIIAGVIGLEMSSEVVL; this is translated from the coding sequence ATGGATCCGGCTATCCTATGGGTGATCTTCGGAGGGTTTCTCGAACCCGTCTGGGTCATCGGTCTGAAGAAGTACAACGACACCCGCAACAGGCTGTGGGCCGTGGTCGCCATTGTGTTCATGTTCCTCAGCCCGTGCTGTCTCGCCTTCGCCATGGAGACGATGTCGGTGGGCGTGGCCTACTCCATCTGGACCGGCATAGGCGCCGTCATGACCCTGGCCACCGGCGTGGTCATGTACCACGACAAACTGGACCGCCTGAAGATCCTGTTCGTGTTCCTCATCATCGCAGGGGTCATAGGCCTCGAGATGTCCTCGGAGGTGGTCCTGTGA
- a CDS encoding regulator of amino acid metabolism, contains ACT domain protein, whose amino-acid sequence MEFLGDYFKGYPSQQKVAGKLLSCGIRVADGHAYCGDIEQGDSAIGRACGVDRRVVRSTLERISSTPELDAIFTKVRPMLSMSDMAPEIGCSSIVITPTDSKLPGILADITEVLYRANVSVRQAVVDDSGNGAVLQVVVYGRIPPEAIPELRSCRGVSSVLIK is encoded by the coding sequence ATGGAATTCCTCGGGGACTACTTCAAAGGATACCCGTCCCAGCAGAAGGTGGCAGGGAAGCTCCTCTCCTGCGGCATCAGGGTCGCGGACGGACACGCGTACTGCGGCGACATCGAACAGGGCGACTCGGCCATCGGGCGCGCATGCGGCGTCGACAGGAGGGTGGTCAGGTCCACGCTCGAACGTATATCCTCGACGCCGGAGCTCGACGCCATCTTCACGAAGGTCAGGCCGATGCTGTCGATGTCGGACATGGCCCCCGAGATAGGATGCTCCTCCATCGTCATAACCCCTACGGACTCCAAGCTCCCCGGAATCCTGGCGGACATCACGGAGGTCCTCTACAGGGCGAACGTCTCTGTCAGGCAGGCCGTCGTCGACGACTCCGGCAACGGGGCGGTGCTCCAGGTCGTGGTGTACGGGAGGATCCCGCCGGAGGCGATCCCCGAGCTCAGGTCGTGCCGCGGGGTCTCCAGCGTTCTGATCAAGTGA
- the pylC gene encoding 3-methylornithine--L-lysine ligase PylC, with the protein MGGALQGMEAAFLGKKAGFETVVVDRKETAPALSICDEPHVLNPLDDPAEAKGIFESCDAVIPACEELDLLEALDSSLSGTSVPFLFDLKSYGVSCSKRRSNDVMASVGVPLPQPWPECGFPVIVKPSSQSGSIGVSVAFNQQDIDRGLETVRRLGDDPVIQEFVHGRSMSVEVIGNGETARSFVTTEVVLDHNYDCKMVRCFPDLLSPEEDELFGRIGRDVAEAIGLNALMDVEAIDTPKGLRVLEIDARIPSQTPAAIWTGTGINLLEELVASRTGRETGRGNSDRSGIYWHLYQQDGVLRTSGEKEFGHVRNPRMERGLFGSDDSITDYEPGKRDWHGTFMVSGDTPEEAEARRESVINRIIEECQVDTFIDGAPDVI; encoded by the coding sequence GTGGGCGGTGCTCTCCAGGGGATGGAGGCCGCGTTCCTGGGGAAGAAGGCGGGCTTTGAGACCGTCGTCGTCGACAGGAAGGAGACCGCACCGGCGCTCTCGATCTGCGACGAGCCCCATGTCCTGAACCCTCTGGACGATCCCGCGGAGGCCAAAGGGATCTTCGAGTCATGCGACGCGGTGATCCCCGCGTGCGAGGAGCTGGACCTGCTCGAGGCCCTCGACTCCTCGCTGTCGGGGACGTCCGTGCCGTTCCTTTTCGACCTGAAGTCCTACGGCGTCTCCTGCTCCAAGAGGAGATCCAACGACGTCATGGCCTCGGTCGGCGTCCCGCTGCCGCAGCCGTGGCCCGAGTGCGGGTTCCCGGTGATAGTCAAGCCGTCCTCGCAGAGCGGGAGCATCGGCGTGTCGGTGGCGTTCAACCAGCAGGACATAGACAGGGGCCTGGAGACCGTCAGGAGGCTCGGGGACGATCCGGTCATCCAGGAGTTCGTACACGGGCGCAGCATGTCCGTGGAGGTCATAGGGAACGGGGAGACCGCCAGGTCCTTCGTGACCACCGAGGTCGTCCTGGACCACAACTACGACTGCAAGATGGTCCGCTGCTTCCCCGACCTGCTCAGCCCCGAGGAGGACGAGCTGTTCGGCAGGATAGGCAGGGACGTCGCGGAGGCCATAGGCCTCAACGCCCTCATGGACGTGGAGGCGATCGACACCCCGAAGGGGCTCCGCGTCCTGGAGATAGACGCGCGCATCCCGAGTCAGACGCCCGCCGCCATATGGACGGGCACCGGGATCAACCTGCTCGAGGAGCTCGTGGCGTCCCGCACTGGCAGGGAGACGGGCAGGGGGAACAGCGACAGGTCCGGCATATACTGGCACCTGTACCAGCAGGACGGCGTCCTCCGCACAAGCGGCGAGAAGGAGTTCGGACACGTCAGGAACCCAAGGATGGAGAGGGGCCTGTTCGGCAGCGACGACTCCATCACGGACTACGAGCCCGGCAAAAGGGACTGGCACGGCACGTTCATGGTGTCCGGCGACACCCCCGAGGAGGCCGAGGCCAGACGCGAGAGCGTCATAAACAGGATTATCGAAGAGTGCCAGGTGGACACGTTCATCGACGGCGCTCCGGATGTGATATGA
- the asd gene encoding aspartate-semialdehyde dehydrogenase: MSKISVAVLGATGMIGQRFIQMLEDHPYFEIEGLYASERSQGKRLGDVLKVRDHEYLNDTMDRRIETMDISKIAKNCRIAFSGIPSDLAGPTESQLAEAGVAVFTNAGSHRMDPHVPILIPEVNPDQFEAVKDQPTYNSTGGYIVTNANCSSTGIAAPLKAIDDAFGLKQVFVSTYQALSGAGYPGVPSLDAVGNVVPFISHEEEKMESELAKMLGTYARGEFEFAKFKVMANCARVPVVDGHLESLVLDMEQQPTLEELERCLVDFRGEPQKLGLPSAPVQPIIVRKEENRPQPVFDAMAGRPARARGMAVTVGRLRQSNGYYKAFAMSHNTLRGGAGGSVLNAELAKAKGIL; encoded by the coding sequence ATGAGCAAGATCAGCGTAGCAGTCCTCGGAGCGACGGGGATGATTGGGCAGAGGTTCATCCAGATGCTGGAGGACCATCCGTATTTCGAGATCGAGGGGCTTTACGCCTCGGAGAGGTCCCAGGGCAAGAGGCTCGGGGACGTCCTGAAGGTCAGGGACCACGAGTACCTGAACGACACCATGGACAGGAGGATCGAGACCATGGACATCTCCAAGATCGCCAAGAACTGCAGGATCGCGTTCAGCGGCATCCCCTCGGACCTCGCCGGACCCACCGAGTCCCAGCTCGCCGAGGCCGGCGTCGCCGTGTTCACCAACGCCGGAAGCCACAGGATGGACCCCCACGTGCCCATCCTCATCCCGGAGGTCAACCCCGACCAGTTCGAGGCGGTGAAGGACCAGCCCACTTACAACAGCACCGGCGGGTACATCGTCACCAACGCCAACTGCTCCTCCACTGGAATCGCCGCGCCCCTCAAGGCCATCGACGACGCCTTCGGGCTCAAGCAGGTCTTCGTCTCCACCTACCAGGCGCTGTCCGGCGCCGGGTACCCCGGAGTCCCCTCCCTGGACGCCGTCGGCAACGTGGTCCCGTTCATCAGCCACGAGGAGGAGAAGATGGAGTCCGAGCTCGCCAAGATGCTCGGAACCTACGCCAGGGGCGAGTTCGAGTTCGCCAAGTTCAAGGTCATGGCCAACTGCGCCAGGGTCCCCGTGGTGGACGGCCACCTCGAGTCCCTCGTCCTGGACATGGAGCAGCAGCCCACCCTCGAGGAGCTCGAGAGGTGCCTCGTGGACTTCCGCGGAGAGCCCCAGAAGCTCGGGCTCCCCTCGGCACCTGTCCAGCCCATCATCGTCAGGAAGGAGGAGAACAGGCCCCAGCCCGTCTTCGACGCCATGGCAGGAAGGCCCGCCCGCGCGAGAGGCATGGCCGTCACCGTCGGCAGGCTCAGACAGAGCAACGGGTACTACAAGGCCTTCGCCATGAGCCACAACACCCTCCGCGGAGGGGCAGGGGGATCCGTCCTCAACGCCGAGCTCGCCAAGGCCAAGGGCATCCTCTGA
- a CDS encoding sirohydrochlorin cobaltochelatase, with protein sequence MADCKRAIVVTSFGTSYNENRAKTIEAIERQAAEEFPGWDIRRAFTSRMIIKKILERDGERIDYISDAMERLVSEGYGQVVVQPTHIMNGTEYDDVVRIVADHCGNIPVLRMGKPLLTTSEDYDELVEALEGSLLKEIADEEALVLMGHGSEHYANATYSQLQIKLWLAGHDDVFVTTVEGYPEFDDTIRLMEGCGKKKAVLFPLMVVAGDHANNDMAGDEDDSLKSVLESHGYEVRCIVRGMGEYPEFRELFMDHIRDAVSKI encoded by the coding sequence ATGGCAGACTGCAAGAGAGCCATAGTCGTGACCAGCTTCGGTACGAGCTACAACGAGAACCGCGCCAAGACCATAGAGGCCATAGAGCGCCAGGCCGCCGAGGAGTTCCCCGGCTGGGACATACGCCGTGCGTTCACCAGCAGGATGATCATCAAGAAGATCCTGGAGCGCGACGGCGAGAGGATCGACTACATCTCCGATGCCATGGAGAGGCTCGTGTCTGAGGGCTACGGACAGGTCGTGGTGCAACCCACGCACATCATGAACGGCACCGAGTACGACGACGTCGTCAGGATCGTGGCCGACCACTGCGGGAACATCCCCGTGCTCAGGATGGGCAAGCCCCTGCTGACCACCTCCGAGGACTACGACGAGCTCGTGGAGGCCCTGGAGGGGTCCCTACTGAAGGAGATCGCCGACGAAGAGGCGCTCGTCCTGATGGGGCACGGATCCGAGCACTACGCCAACGCGACGTACAGCCAGCTCCAGATCAAGCTCTGGCTCGCCGGACACGACGATGTCTTCGTCACCACCGTCGAAGGGTACCCGGAGTTCGACGACACCATCCGTCTGATGGAGGGCTGCGGGAAGAAGAAGGCCGTGCTGTTCCCGCTGATGGTCGTCGCAGGAGACCACGCCAACAACGACATGGCGGGCGACGAGGACGACTCGCTGAAGTCCGTGCTAGAGTCCCACGGCTACGAGGTCCGCTGCATCGTCAGGGGCATGGGTGAGTACCCCGAGTTCAGGGAGCTCTTCATGGACCACATCAGGGACGCGGTCTCCAAGATCTGA